The following are encoded in a window of Nakamurella sp. A5-74 genomic DNA:
- a CDS encoding glycosyltransferase family 39 protein, whose protein sequence is MTSAAPADTDPHHPAATRPPFARLPAWSAVLTVAVLLTVLSSRYGFHRDELYFRMLTPAWNYLDQPPLTPWLVRTMTSLVADEAWAVRIPATLFLAGSVLVIAAITREVGGSAAAQMISAWGYAFGALPLTMGHVMLTASVDLLVWPLVALFVIRALRREDARWWIPAGVLIGLSTYNKLLIAYLVIALLMGLAAWGPRRVFRSPWPWSAAGLAVLIALPNLIYQATHDWPQLAMGAALSGNNGSDVRVQAVPFLALLIGPPMVPIWVAGLVALARRPDWRPLRSLVVALLVVVALTVIGGAQVYYPLGLLAVVFAIGAVPTADWIHRGRGRVRRVLVTTAVALDVVVCSVISLPVLPLSVVGSTPVLDINQTVGDQIGWPTYVAQIRSVIDSLSPADRAGAVIIATNYGEAGALDRFGPASALPPILSGHNALADQSAVPASVTVAVVVGEQVRTAGTVFESCRTVAVLDNGVDADNEEQDQPIALCRNPIGGFPAAWREFRHLD, encoded by the coding sequence GTGACCAGCGCGGCACCTGCCGACACCGATCCCCACCACCCTGCGGCGACCCGTCCACCGTTCGCCCGCCTCCCGGCGTGGTCTGCCGTGCTGACCGTCGCCGTGCTGCTGACGGTGTTGTCGTCCAGGTACGGATTCCACCGCGACGAGTTGTACTTCCGGATGCTCACCCCGGCGTGGAACTACCTGGACCAGCCGCCGCTCACGCCCTGGCTGGTGCGGACGATGACCTCGCTGGTGGCCGACGAAGCCTGGGCGGTCCGGATCCCGGCGACGCTGTTCCTGGCCGGCTCGGTGCTGGTGATCGCGGCGATCACCCGCGAGGTCGGCGGAAGTGCTGCAGCGCAGATGATCTCGGCGTGGGGCTACGCATTCGGTGCGCTCCCGCTGACCATGGGTCACGTCATGCTGACGGCCTCCGTCGACCTGCTGGTCTGGCCGCTGGTGGCGCTGTTCGTCATCCGGGCACTGCGGCGGGAGGACGCCCGCTGGTGGATCCCGGCCGGCGTCCTGATCGGACTGTCCACCTACAACAAGCTGCTGATCGCGTACCTGGTGATCGCGCTGCTGATGGGTCTGGCGGCATGGGGTCCGCGCCGGGTGTTCAGGTCGCCGTGGCCGTGGAGCGCGGCCGGTCTCGCAGTGCTGATCGCACTGCCGAACCTGATCTATCAGGCCACCCACGACTGGCCGCAACTCGCGATGGGAGCGGCACTCTCGGGGAACAACGGCAGCGACGTCCGGGTGCAGGCGGTCCCGTTCCTGGCGCTGCTGATCGGTCCGCCGATGGTGCCGATCTGGGTGGCGGGGCTGGTCGCTTTGGCCCGGCGCCCGGACTGGCGCCCGCTGCGGAGCCTCGTCGTGGCGCTGCTCGTCGTGGTGGCGTTGACGGTGATCGGCGGCGCGCAGGTCTACTATCCGCTCGGGCTGCTGGCCGTGGTGTTCGCGATCGGTGCGGTGCCGACCGCCGACTGGATCCACCGGGGACGGGGTCGCGTCCGGCGCGTGCTGGTGACGACGGCCGTCGCCCTCGATGTCGTTGTCTGCTCGGTCATCTCGCTGCCGGTACTACCGCTCTCGGTGGTGGGATCGACGCCCGTGCTCGACATCAACCAGACCGTCGGCGACCAGATCGGCTGGCCGACCTATGTCGCCCAGATCCGTTCCGTCATCGACAGCCTGTCGCCGGCGGATCGCGCCGGGGCGGTGATCATCGCAACCAACTACGGCGAGGCGGGCGCCCTCGACCGGTTCGGGCCGGCATCTGCGTTGCCGCCCATCCTGTCCGGCCACAATGCGCTGGCCGATCAATCCGCCGTGCCCGCGTCGGTGACGGTCGCCGTGGTGGTCGGTGAGCAGGTCCGGACCGCCGGCACGGTGTTCGAATCCTGCCGCACCGTCGCCGTGCTCGACAACGGGGTTGACGCCGACAACGAGGAACAGGACCAGCCGATCGCCCTGTGCCGCAACCCGATCGGCGGTTTCCCGGCGGCCTGGCGAGAGTTCCGGCACCTCGACTGA